From Brassica oleracea var. oleracea cultivar TO1000 chromosome C3, BOL, whole genome shotgun sequence, a single genomic window includes:
- the LOC106331514 gene encoding endophilin-A2-like: MDALRKQASKIREQVARQAVFKQFGGGGHGSGLSDDAELHQHQKLEKLYISTRAAKHYQRDIVCGVEGYIVTGSKQVEIGTKLSEDSRKYGSENTCTNGNVLTRAALSYGRARAQMEQERGNMLKALGTQVAEPLRAMVLGAPLEDARHLAQRYDRMRQEAEAQATEVARRQAKARESQGNPDIFMKLESAEAKLQDLKSNMSILGKEAASALSSVEDQQQKLTLERLISMVESERGYHQRVLQILDQLEGEMVSERQRIEAPTTPSSTDNMPPPPSYEEANGVFASSHMHATPTDSMSYFLGEVLFPYHGVTNVELSLSTGEHVVVRKVTGSGWAEGECKGKAGWFPYEYIERRERVLASKVSEVF, from the exons ATGGATGCATTAAGAAAACAAGCCAGCAAGATCAGAGAACAAGTCGCAAGACAG GCTGTCTTCAAGCAATTTGGAGGAGGAGGACATGGCTCTGGTTTATCGGATGATGCCGAACTCCATCAGCATCAGAAACTAGAAAAGCTTTACATATCCACCCGTGCTGCCAAG CATTACCAAAGAGATATTGTTTGTGGCGTGGAAGGTTATATAGTCACCGGTTCAAAACAAGTTGAAATTG GGACGAAGCTCTCTGAGGATAGCAGGAAGTATGGTTCAGAGAACACATGTACAAATGGTAACGTATTAACAAGGGCTGCACTGAGCTACGGACGTGCTCGGGCGCAAATGGAGCAGGAGCGTGGGAATATGTTGAAGGCTCTTGGTACACAG GTTGCTGAGCCATTACGGGCAATGGTCTTGGGAGCTCCACTGGAAGATGCTAGACATCTTGCTCAACGTTATGACAGAATGCGCCAAGAAGCTGAAGCTCAG GCTACAGAAGTTGCCAGACGCCAAGCAAAGGCGAGAGAGTCTCAAGGCAATCCTGACATATTCATGAAACTTGAATCTGCTGAAGCAAAACTTCAAGATCTAAAGTCGAATATGAGTATATTGGGGAAGGAAGCCGCTTCTGCTTTGTCTTCCGTTGAAGATCAACAACAAAAACTGACTCTTGAACGACTTATTTCAATG GTTGAATCCGAACGTGGCTACCATCAAAGAGTCCTCCAAATACTTGATCAGCTAGAAGGAGAG ATGGTATCTGAGAGGCAACGTATTGAAGCCCCCACTACTCCCTCGAGTACAGACAATATGCCGCCGCCACCATCATATGAGGAAGCGAATGGAGTGTTTGCATCTTCTCACATGCATGCCACGCCAACAGATAGCATGAGTTACTTCTTAGGAGAG GTCTTGTTCCCATATCACGGTGTGACAAATGTCGAGCTAAGCTTATCAACTGGTGAACACGTTGTTGTTAGAAAG GTAACAGGCAGCGGATGGGCAGAAGGTGAATGCAAAGGCAAAGCGGGTTGGTTCCCTTATGAGTACATTGAAAGACGGGAACGAGTTCTTGCTAGCAAAGTCTCTGAAGTCTTTTGA